Sequence from the Triticum dicoccoides isolate Atlit2015 ecotype Zavitan unplaced genomic scaffold, WEW_v2.0 scaffold76052, whole genome shotgun sequence genome:
TTTTTTAGGCGAATGGCGAGCACTGGCACTCCATTTGACGTGCAAGAACTGATGTCAAGGTTTATGTTTGACCTGGCTGCTATGCCTTTCTTTGGCGTGGATCCTGGCCTCCTGTCCTCGGAAATGCTACAAGACAGGCTGCACATGGACGCTGCGGTTGCCCTTGACACGTTCATGGAGGTGGGATTTTCCCTGCTCATGACACCAAGTTCTTATTGGAAGTTGATGAGGTGGCTAAACATTGGCCCTGAGAGAAAGCTCAAAGTGGCGCGCACGGTGCTACGGGAGTTCGccgcggagatgatggagaggaggaagatgaatacGTGTTTTGTTGGTAATGAAGATGAACAAGAGGATGGGGATATCTTGTCTTGCTTCCTCAATGACCCAGACTACGCCGATGATGACTTGCTCCGTGCGATGATCATTGGCTACATGTTCGCTGCTAGGGATACAGTTGGAACAACCCTGACATGGATCTTCTACAAACTCGCCCAGAACCCTAACATTGTTTCGAATATCCGAAAAGAACTCTCACCCATTGCATCACGCAAAGAAGCGGTTGGTGTGGATGCCATGTTGATCTTTGAGCCAAAAGAGACCAGATCTCTAGTATATTTGAAAGCCGTCCTGTACGAGACTCTCAGGCTATACCCAGCAGCGCCTCTTGAGTGCAAGACAGTAGTCgccgatgatatcatgccaagtggACATGAGGTTCATGCCGGCGACACCATTATTATTTCTATACACTCCATGGGGAGAATGGAGGGTGTGTGGGGTGAAGATTGCCTCCATTATAAACCAGATAGGTGGCTCTTGGTGGGTGGCAATAACATGAGGTATGTACCATCTCACAAAT
This genomic interval carries:
- the LOC119347817 gene encoding noroxomaritidine synthase-like, yielding MASTGTPFDVQELMSRFMFDLAAMPFFGVDPGLLSSEMLQDRLHMDAAVALDTFMEVGFSLLMTPSSYWKLMRWLNIGPERKLKVARTVLREFAAEMMERRKMNTCFVGNEDEQEDGDILSCFLNDPDYADDDLLRAMIIGYMFAARDTVGTTLTWIFYKLAQNPNIVSNIRKELSPIASRKEAVGVDAMLIFEPKETRSLVYLKAVLYETLRLYPAAPLECKTVVADDIMPSGHEVHAGDTIIISIHSMGRMEGVWGEDCLHYKPDRWLLVGGNNMRYVPSHKFLAFNSGPRMCLGKDIAIMQMKTVIASTLWNFDVEVMDGQTIQPKQACIQQMKNGLIVKLKKREM